DNA sequence from the Nicotiana tomentosiformis chromosome 3, ASM39032v3, whole genome shotgun sequence genome:
GATACATAGATTTTGTATCGGAATATGTTGATACATGGATGGTGTATAGTGGTACATGGATCTTGTACCGGTTTGAGCATGCATTCACATTATTTACTCATGTAGAAAAATTCATTTAACtgttaattgttacttgacatccTTATATGCTAATTGGGAGTCACATTGCTCTGTTAATTGAGCATGCCATCTTGTATTACTATATCTAAGCAGCATTTTGGTTAATTCTATACTGGAAAGCATGCTTAATTCCTTTCAACTGTTGATATCTCTGATTCTTATTATTTATGGCATTATCTACTATTTCAATTGTTAATTCTATTACTATACCAGTGTGGTAAGTATTCAGAAGCATcaagcctcgccactacttctttaagattagacttgatacttactaggtaccgattgcgGTGTAtttatactacgcttctgcatatctttttgtgcaggtCTTCAGGTGGGTCCTAGAAGAGCTTcctgattgagcttggttgacCTCACGAAGACTTAGGATGAGCTGCACTTCATGGATCTACTTCGCAGTTCCCGAATTCCTGTTCCTTTGTTATTCATGTCTATTTATACTTCAAACAATTGGTTATGTATACATACGTGCTCTTATTTTCGTATAttgctcgtgtacttgtgccACCTAGTCTTGGGTGGTTGTACCATATTCACCGTGTTTAGGCCATGTTTTGGTTGTATCGGCTATTATTACTGTTTTGAGACTACTTCCATCTTTAATTATTATATatctctaattaatgaaaatagacTATATTTGTTGATTGTGAGTTGGCTTGCTTAGAAGTTCGGCTAGGCTCCATCACAGCCTTGAGGTGGGATTTTGGTTCGTAACAATTGTATGGGGTAGAGTGTTGGCTAATTAAGAACTCACATGTTCAGGAGATAAAAGTAGCAAAAATAAAGATGTTGAGATAAATGTTTTGGAATACTATGAAAGATATGATTAGGAATAAAGGTATACAGGGCAAAGTGGGAGTGGACTACATGGTGGACAAGATGAGAGAAGTGAGACTGAGATGGATCAGCCGTATGAAGAGGAGATGCACAGGTGccccagtgaggaggtgtgaAAGGTTGGCAATAATAGGTCTAacgagaggtagaggtaggccaaaaaaGTATTGGGGTAAGGTGATTAGACAGGACATGGTACATCTTCAAtttactgaggacatgaccttAGATAGGAGGGTATgaaggtcgagaattagggtagaaggttagtcgGTAGTCGAGGAGTGATATATCACTTTCCTGTGGAGAGGCATGGTGACAGTTTGGAGCACCTTATTTGCTCCTCCTTCTACTATCAGTAGTATTAGTATTATTCTCGTACTATCCTATTCTGCAATTTCTTATATTATCTGTTATTTCTTTTGTGTTGGCTATATAAACAAAGTGCTAAAAATATAGAATCTAAACTAGATGTGTAGGGCCCTCGCGATGCGAGCCCCATCACATTCTCCCCTAGGTTGTCGCCATTCCATGTAACGAAAAACCTTACTGGTCTGCACATCTAGTGTAATTGTTTGCtggtttttcaatttaaaatctcTCGAATACCTCAAAACTTACTTAAGCACCTAGGACCCCTCCTGATCATCACGACTAGTCCAAATACCCTATATGGACTTGTCCAAAGGCTCAAAGCATGAAGCAAAATGCAATAACACAGAAATGAGGACTCATATTAAACTTAAGAATCTTAAGGTTCTAACTTTCATGCAATAGTGCCAAAATGGTCCTGAGCCCCTCGGATCCTAATCCGAACATACGtacaaatccaaaaatattatataaacTTATTAGAAGCTTCAAACCATGAACCAAAGTGTATATAATGCAATGTAGGGGTAAGGTTGCTATTTTTAGCTTTTAAACATTCCAAATGGCCAATTTGTGATCCAAAACCTTCTCGAACCCTTCGGGACCCGCAGAATCATAAAACACCAAATGATCCTACTAAAAATCCTAACTTAGGTAATAGAGTTTTAAACTAAAAACTacaggttgggtcattacatttctAAGCCTAAGGACCAAATAACTGGCATGTTTACTAAAATTtagaacggaccaaaaagaaaataagttcatGAAATGAAAGTACTAGTAAGCAATAGCAACGCTTGACTTCACTTGCACGGTTCAAAGAATGCAAATATGAGGCGTAGGGTCTAGGTAATGTTATTACTGCCTACGTTATCTGAAAATACACGTCTAATTGACCAACCCAGATATGAACTCACTTTTGAGAATTTAAATGCAAATTGAAGAGCTCCTAATAGAATTGCCTTCCTATAGTAGAATCAAATGGAAAACACGAGAACAGCATCTATAAACAGATTCTCGAGAGACAATAGGGAGTAATTTCACACCCACCCACTAACCACGAAGATATacaattgagagagagagagtaaggCCTTGCAAATCAATGGGTAAGAAATATACAATTGTGACCAACTTTGCTGCCATCTGACCCATTAAAAATACATATTTTGCTAGTATTAGTCACTTGAATAAACATTTTCTATTTGTCAGCATGTCCCTGACACGTTAGCTGCAGGAACCTTAGGTGGATAATTTGTCAAGTCAACATCAATGTGAGAGAGATCATGGGACAATGAGACACTATTTGATGCATCTATCAGCAATGAAGAATTCACTGCCTCTGATTTCCCAGTTTGACAGCCAATCCCAGCATTTTCGGAAGTACTGCTAGCAGAAGAGAGACTAGAGAATTGTATATATTCCAATTTGTTTGCAGATATCTTCTTGCTTTTCCTAACAGTATCCATCTCTGTACCAGTTGGGACAAAAGTCCTCGCCCTGTATTTTTTTGCTCCCTCATCACCCTCGCTATGATTATAGAGCACGTAATCATGATAAGTCGGAGCAAACTGCATTAGTGGAAGAACATAAATTTGTGAAGATACATTTGGTTATACAGTAGAAGGCAAAACGGAAAATGAGCATGTTGCCTGGTTTACCTGGTGGACAGTGTCATGGTAAAAGTCATTAAGTTTAAGGGCATGGCCAAGGCTAGCCAAAAAGCCATGAGAAGGACCAACATTAGCTCCAGCATACTCCTTGTATGGAAAGGCAAAAAGATGGCCGGCAGCAGCAATAAGCATCTCAACACAAATTATAAAATTCTGAAACTCTGCAGCTTCCTCGGTATCTTTAATAAATCGAGCCTTCGCAGCAAGAAACACCAGAACTCCCTGGAAGTCAGTTACGAAGAAGGATATGAGAACTTGAAGCTTGAAATGGACATAACTTTTAAACACAAGAATATATTCCGTGAACCAAGAGCCAGTAATTCTCTGTCTAGAATTTCAGTATAAACTCTGTTACACACCATTGCATGaccaaaaaataaaaggaaaactagCCCTTTAAAAATACATGACTTATCCAAGCTAAGTTAAAAAGGTAATCCTCAGCTTTGTCAGCAAGCAAACTACCACATTTCAAAAGCAGAAAAGGTAAAAGCAACCATTCCTCCTTAATAAagatttgttattttattttattacatAGGGTAGGGGCGGGAAAAATGGAGGAGGAGATTACAAGGTGAGGAATCGAACCCTCACCAACTACGACTACCTACTAATCTTCTACCCTtatcctcgacctccatatccTTCTATCTAGGGTCATGCCCTCACTAAGCTGAAGATGTGTCATGTCCTGTCTAATAACTTTTCCTCATtacttcttcggcctacctctacctctccttagACCCACAATTGCCAACTTCTCATACCTACTCACTGTGGCATCTGTgcatctcctcttcacatgctcAAACCATCTCAGTCTCGCTTCCCTCATCTTGTCAATAACGGAGGCCACCCCCACCTTGTCACGAATATTTTAATTAATCGTATCTCTCCTAGTATGTCCCCACATCCATTTCAACATCCTCATTTTCACGCCGTGATAACTTCCCTTTGGAGAGTTAGTGACTGACCAACACTCGGCCCCATATAACATAGCTGGTCTAACAACTACTccgtagaacttacctttaagtctttGTGGGACCTTCTTATCGCACAAGACACCGGATGCGAGACCACAGTCAAACGAGAATCAAGCAAAAATGGCCATCTAGTGAACAGCATAACAATTCTAGGCGTAAAAGCATTCCCAATGGGCATCAATAAGCAGTTGAAGAAAGATAACCACTTAGGAAAAAACGCAACAATGTGAAATGGTTTTTCCCGTGTGCACCAATAAGCAGTTAGTAATAATAGTTCTAGAGTTTAACTGTTTTGCTGGACTTGTGAAAGCAATTTTTTAGCTAACAGAGCCAATGAAGTGAAAAGCATCAAACCATGCCAGATTTGGTGCAATAAGGCCAGTGATAAAAGATTATAGAAGGTTTCTTTACCAAATAATACAGAGTAAATAAATGTAATTAAGCACAATTCAATTTCAGTGGTGGATACAGAATGTGATTATATAAATTTATAGAAAGATGGAAAATCCTACCTGCCAGTAAGTAAGGAATACAACAGATTTGATTATGATAAACTTTGGAACTGGATTAAATGGCTGGAGCAAATCTCTGCATGCCACGTAAAACAAGATCAAGGCATAAAGTGCCATCGAGTATGAGATAGTATAGATAATTGTGAGGTAGAGGTAGGATTGCATTGGACTGAAATTTCCATCCTCATATTTCTGTTTTGCATAAAGTATGAATGTGACTGCCACTAATATGGGCTTGAGGATCACAAACTGCAAACATCCCTGCTTGCACCTCCGAATAAAGCGCCTGCATAGCTTTGACATCAACAGAAATGCAGTTTACAAAATATAAAACACGAGATGAAATCTCGAATCATCTAACAAAATTTATAGCgttcagtgttgtcaaaggcacGCTTAAAGCGCGCTAAAGCCCTGAAACGaagctcaaaacatgttgagtgCTTCGCCTCGCTTTGTGGGCGCTTCAGTGTCGCATCAAGGATCTAAGGTATTCTTTTTCTTACCAATGAGTATATTCCTGAAAAGAcgacactaaacaattgatatttcactttatcgtaattcttttcaatttctttgtccatatatttgttattcatgcttataattattggtcttagactacatatacatatttttactttttctccagttgcgcatttttcattaaagcccacgctttaattatgctttgcgcttaaagccccaacggaccttagagcttttttgcgattttcgcctttgataacaccgATAGCATTTCCGCAATACCTACGCGATTAACTAAACAGTACAACATGGTGAAAATTAATCTGGTGGCAAGGATCAAGGGAGTCGTTAAGTGGCTCAAGACAACTGAAAATCCATTGACGTCCAAATATTAGATAAAAACTAAAAAGGTCCAAATAATTAATGTTCATTTATGGTGGAGAGAGAATACTATTTATTGACAAATTGCAAAGAAATGTGGCTTCCTGCAAGAGTATCTTACCCATCCAAAGGAATTGGAGGAAAGCAGCACGTCATCAGATACCAATTAGGCTTTATAACTCGGCCACTCAGATTTAGAACAACAGCTCCTGGGCCACCTACCCATGCCAGGCAGAGTGATAGAAAATTATATATGACCCAAGCCTCATATCTGAAATGGAAATTAGAAATATTAAATCCATGAAGTTTATTATTTAGCTTCAAAGAGAAACGTTTACACACCATCTCAGTTCAAAGGATACATCGTATACAAATTTATAACCAAACACCCCCTTCCCCTAAAAAGCTTTTTCTTTTGGCATGCTTGAATAGGATGGAAATTAACAAAGAAAAGATTGAGTCAATTACACATGAAATATTTACAAATGAGCTAAAAATGTCAAACAATGAAGGCAAAGCAACAAACAAATATAAACCAGACTCTCCCATATTGAtgtaaatttttgaagataatagGAGTAGAAGGGCTATGAGTGAGCCAAACATGTGAAATCCAGATCCCGCCATCCCGGAGAGCCCATGACTCTCCCATATTGAtgtaaatttttgaagataatagGAGTAGAAGAGCTATGAGTGAGCCAAACATGTGAAATCCAGATCCCGCCATCCCGGAGAGCCCATGCATGAAGATATAACTTAACacaatatttatttctgtataaTTGAAGTATTTATCCAAAAAAAGAATAGTCTCTATAACTGAAGCCACTACACTCCTCTTTCCTCTAAAGTCCAAAGAAATGTGGCCGGAGCTTTGAGGAAGTTCTTCCTTCGATCAGTCAAATGCACTCACAAACACCAAAAAGAACAACAGTAGCAAGTTTATGGATACAGTATGTTAAGCCTCTATAATTGAAGTTAAAATGATCCTTCCCTTttactccaaaaaaaaaaaaagcgaaTGATCCTTCACTTCCTCTGAATTCAAAGATATGCGGTTTAAACAAATATCAAGTTTAAACACAAACACAACCACCAAAAAGAGTAACATCCCAAGTATAGGGATCTCATAGTAAGATAGATAAACCAAGAATCAATATAATAAAACTAACCTAACAAAGAACATACAGACATGGATCATAGCAAGTCTAATATTGTTTCCATTTCCTCTCTATATGCTGTAAGCATCAACTAATTTCTGTGAGGTTTCCGTCAATGCATAGTCACCAATAAGAGTTCACAAAGACATTATAGTTTTTGCAGTAGTTCAAAGGAAGTTTCAAGCCATTTCTCTCTAAGATCTTTAAAAAATATCGGTTATTGTCATAATATTATTGATGTAAGAAAACCATCATTAAAGTGATGCTGGGACAGAGTACATCCAAAAGAAGACTTTCTGGTGAGTAGGTAACGAACTTAGAGAGTCAACAAAAGCCTCCGGCTCTAAAACATTTGCCGTGttcttgtgtaacgacccgaccagtcgttttgagctctagcatgtcattcggcggtttgagaccctgagtagCTTCACTATATGTAAAATGACTTGCATGTGCAGTTGATTTCGATTTTcgaaaagttcggagttgatttgggaagaataattctcaattcggaagctttaagttggaagagttgatcaaggtttgacttttgagtaaacgacctcggaatagagatttgaaggttcctataggtcgaacttgggcgtatgttcgggttgagtatcggatggttCGGGAGCAATTTGGCGCTTATTATCGGAAGTttgcattttgaaagttttgaatttgctaagtttgacttggagtggactttggtgttatcagacTCCGGGTGGTGTTCcgggaccttggataggttcatttagttgattagaacttgtgtgtgaagtttggtcgtgatccggaatgtctaagtgtgattcggacgcgttcgacgaaatttgaaagttaagagagggattttgatcgtcgattcttggttttgatgttatttgtggcgtttcgagcctttggataaggtATGGGGACTTGCTGGTATGATTGAACAGGGTCCTGggtgggcctcgggtgtgtttcgggatggtttcggaccatttcccTTTGATTTGCAGCTGCTGGTTTCTGATGTCTTTGGTacgcatcgcgatcgcggatggTGCGTCGCGAAGGGTGCTCTGGAGTTGGGGgctattgttcttcgcgatcgcgggtgaTGCTCCGCGTTGGCATAGTGGTCTGAGTTGGGGCTTCGCGTTTGCGTGTTGAGGCTCGCGTTCACATAGGGGTTGAAGCCCGGCTGGGGTGAGTTggttttcgcgaacgcgaagaggtcTCACCTTCGTGGTGGAGAGGATGTTCGTGTTTTGTGATCGCGGAAGGTCaaacgcgatcgcgtaggctattTTGGTA
Encoded proteins:
- the LOC104117754 gene encoding uncharacterized protein isoform X1 yields the protein MGPIYYILIALPCTFGAIALALVHIYRHLLNYTEPTYQRYIVRIIFMVPVYALMSFLSLVLNKNAIYFNSIREIYEAWVIYNFLSLCLAWVGGPGAVVLNLSGRVIKPNWYLMTCCFPPIPLDGRFIRRCKQGCLQFVILKPILVAVTFILYAKQKYEDGNFSPMQSYLYLTIIYTISYSMALYALILFYVACRDLLQPFNPVPKFIIIKSVVFLTYWQGVLVFLAAKARFIKDTEEAAEFQNFIICVEMLIAAAGHLFAFPYKEYAGANVGPSHGFLASLGHALKLNDFYHDTVHQFAPTYHDYVLYNHSEGDEGAKKYRARTFVPTGTEMDTVRKSKKISANKLEYIQFSSLSSASSTSENAGIGCQTGKSEAVNSSLLIDASNSVSLSHDLSHIDVDLTNYPPKVPAANVSGTC
- the LOC104117754 gene encoding uncharacterized protein isoform X2 is translated as MSFLSLVLNKNAIYFNSIREIYEAWVIYNFLSLCLAWVGGPGAVVLNLSGRVIKPNWYLMTCCFPPIPLDGRFIRRCKQGCLQFVILKPILVAVTFILYAKQKYEDGNFSPMQSYLYLTIIYTISYSMALYALILFYVACRDLLQPFNPVPKFIIIKSVVFLTYWQGVLVFLAAKARFIKDTEEAAEFQNFIICVEMLIAAAGHLFAFPYKEYAGANVGPSHGFLASLGHALKLNDFYHDTVHQFAPTYHDYVLYNHSEGDEGAKKYRARTFVPTGTEMDTVRKSKKISANKLEYIQFSSLSSASSTSENAGIGCQTGKSEAVNSSLLIDASNSVSLSHDLSHIDVDLTNYPPKVPAANVSGTC